A genomic window from Anopheles ziemanni chromosome X, idAnoZiCoDA_A2_x.2, whole genome shotgun sequence includes:
- the LOC131290794 gene encoding protein stunted-like isoform X1 has translation MAAWRAAGLNYINYSNIAARLLRKALKPDLRAQAARRDESHIKFTKWQNGKPEKVVSEAK, from the exons ATGGCCGCATGGAGAGCAGCTGGTTTGAA TTACATCAACTATTCCAACATCGCGGCGCGTTTACTCCGAAAAGCCCTTAAGCCCGACCTGAGAGCACAGGCTGCCCGCCGAGATGAGTCGCACATCAAATTCACCAAgtggcagaacggaaagccGGAGA AAGTTGTCAGCGAGGCCAAGTAA
- the LOC131291141 gene encoding uncharacterized protein LOC131291141, whose protein sequence is MLKSRHLFALFVRKHPLKQYCCRRIQFSASVAVKKFLDSENDYASHVLQTMQLQKNAAGFPNGIGAPESVLNQQLESVDSWHSDPNKIVELLFNIVASIKNETDGALSIEDRRFDVFITRFEQTVPNFTDAQLSRALQALAKMGETASIHDPNYLRLWTSLDNECLERIVDWNVEMLLQMADMWYPLRLARQGKYVNKALWKISNRLRKLSPQQLVKTVFYVNLTRVPLENMMDIEVNFSQNFDSFSIDDVAVLCMGFFKTETPIRSAELLEKIYDKLIVSLASVEDIPLTAILKLLRYSSRIPNASSMEKLLAALVPEISRLSLLACLHIALLGSDIHLCHTESLELIVEKFHRNISSLRLKDMERIAFVLAHNNVALRDARDEALCQDILAEVPNRVAEIVQYPKCYIALLHFLSMKNIYHPDLISAAFDQRFLQLTYNKNIAGAGREAVTLDAFAGINLSERYSGNRFPPASFRLVCKLTQDYLPNPKYRLTKSDKMLLDIQSTFQTAYNDHCRIVHLLPHYQRPDVLFCFDERTGLALSLDSFMDSVGSHEILTREAILKERSQERNLRLVAIVVGSWNCYVRGVKRRTGGYTMKLHQLKLLNYETVEIPWYEWPVFSRDDMQRYLTSRLVQYFPRHSKTSVRLVKRE, encoded by the exons atgttaaaatctcGACACTTATTCGCGCTATTCGTTCGTAAACATCCGTTGAAGCAGTACTGTTGCAGAAGAATACAGTTTTCGGCCAGTGTTGCGGTAAAAAAGTTTCTTGACTCGGAAAATGATTACGCCAGCCACGTGCTGCAGACTATGCAGCTTCAAAAGAATGCTGCGGGTTTTCCCAATGGTATCGGAGCGCCAGAGTCGGTTTTAAATCAGCAGTTGGAATCGGTAGACTCGTGGCACAGTGATCCTAACAAAATTGTTGagcttttatttaatattgtaGCATCcatcaaaaatgaaacagacGGTGCATTATCCATAGAGGACCGGAGGTTCGACGTTTTTATAACTCGTTTTGAGCAAACCGTACCAAACTTCACCGACGCCCAGCTTTCCCGGGCCCTGCAGGCACTAGCTAAAATGGGAGAAACAGCTTCGATTCATGATCCAAACTATCTCCGCCTGTGGACCTCGCTGGACAACGAATGCTTGGAGCGTATAGTCGATTGGAACGTTGAGATGCTGCTCCAGATGGCGGATATGTGGTACCCGCTCCGGCTTGCAAGGCAAGGGAAGTACGTGAACAAGGCGCTGTGGAAGATAAGTAACCGCTTACGCAAACTATCACCGCAGCAGCTAGTGAAGACggtgttctacgtcaacctgACACGGGTACCGTTGGAGAACATGATGGACATCGAGGTGAATTTCAGCCAAAACTTCGACTCGTTCAGTATCGATGACGTTGCCGTGCTTTGCATgggatttttcaaaactgaaactCCGATTAGGAGCGCCGAGCTGCTTGAGAAGATATACGACAAGCTCATCGTAAGCCTCGCTTCGGTGGAGGATATCCCGCTGACTGCAATTTTAAAACTGTTACGTTATTCGTCACGAATCCCGAATGCCTCCTCTATGGAAAAGCTCCTAGCCGCACTGGTACCGGAAATATCTCGCCTCTCTCTTTTAGCTTGTCTGCACATTGCACTCCTAGGAAGCGACATCCACCTCTGCCACACGGAAAGTCTCGAGTTGATTGTTGAGAAATTTCATCGTAACATCTCCAGCCTGCGACTGAAGGATATGGAACGCATTGCGTTCGTGCTTGCCCATAACAACGTCGCACTGCGAGATGCTCGGGATGAGGCGCTGTGTCAAGACATACTGGCGGAGGTACCGAACCGGGTGGCGGAAATTGTGCAATATCCCAAATGCTACATCGCGCTGCTGCACTTTTTATCGATGAAAAATATCTATCACCCGGATCTAATATCGGCCGCCTTCGACCAGCGTTTCCTGCAGCTTACGTATAACAAAAACATCGCCGGAGCTGGCCGGGAAGCCGTTACGCTCGATGCCTTCGCCGGCATCAATTTGTCGGAGCGATACTCTGGCAATCGCTTTCCACCTGCCTCTTTCCGGCTGGTCTGTAAGCTAACGCAGGACTACCTGCCCAACCCGAAGTACCGGTTAACCAAGTCGGACAAAATGCTGCTGgacattcagagcaccttTCAGACAGCGTATAATGATCATTGCCGGATAGTCCATTTGCTACCCCACTATCAGCGCCCGGATGTGCTCTTCTGCTTTGACGAGCGCACTGGCCTGGCGCTTTCCTTGGACTCGTTTATGGATTCGGTTGGTAGCCACGAAATATTGACTCGGGAAGCAATTCTGAAGGAGCGAAGTCAGGAGCGAAACTTGCGGTTAGTAGCAATCGTTGTCGGATCTTGGAACTGTTACGTTCGAGGCGTAAAACGGCGAACCGGAGGGTACACGATGAAGCTACATCAGCTCAAACTTTTGAACTACGAAACAGTagag aTTCCATGGTACGAGTGGCCAGTGTTCTCGCGGGATGATATGCAACGCTATCTCACCAGTAGACTTGTCCAGTACTTTCCTAGACATAGTAAAACCAGCGTGCGTCTCGTGAAACGGGAATAA
- the LOC131291140 gene encoding ionotropic receptor 93a: MNHRNVRSVILPGFMVLFLGLALSPCPASGDDFPSLLSTNVSIAIILDREYLGEQYEKTLDETKNIVEKLIREHLKNGGMIVKYYSWTSINLKRDFSAVISVTGCKNTWDIYQEAVRERLVMLSITDPDCPRLPVGNAIMIPRSDGTASAFEEVSQIILDMKSSRAIDWRTATLLYDQAFDVEISRCILSLLEDREGMKPLSLTEFKIHAPTHSWEKRKEIRRTLLGIPTAYTGKNFIAIVNVATLTLLMEISKDLKLVNPSSQWLYLLPHTDTYSENFLSSATIINEGDNVAFVYNIGNKGRNCTVNILCYMESYLLHFVRSLSKLIREEQVVFGQISDEEWEIIRPSKLERKHKFLHMIKNAITAKDDCNKCSQWKVQSAETWGYVYRTDFTADPNDLQERKKFTILDIGYWTPQDGFSLTDALFPHTRFGFRGTQLIFYSYHNPPWQFVTYNESGSPVISSGVVYDILTELSRKLNFTYTMIISQPTELNNGSLLEGNTTAFYDIKGISSDIPQDIFNSIINNKILLAAIGSTVNEKQKKFISYTYPISIQTYSFIISRPRELSRVLLFLSPFGSDTWLCLAAAVALMGPVLWVINKLSPYYEVHSKPTNIGLGKVNNCFWYIYGALLQQGGLYLPYADSGRIIIGTWWLVVLVIVTTYCGNLVAFLTFPKIDIPVNRIMQLLRNDRGITWSIRRGTFLEEVLMDSTEPKYVQLYKGSQMINELTEDLVDRIEAGQHVHIDWRNNLRYLMKRQFLQTDRCDFALSTDEFLDEQIALVMPKDSPYLELVNDEIKRMHQFGFIQRWVAQYLPSKDKCSGAGRVMDVQNHTVNSSDMAGSYWILLLGFSCGLFIFVGEFAYSRYRKYKQSKQAAVAYSE, translated from the exons ATGAATCATCGGAACGTGCGCTCGGTGATTTTGCCGGGGTTTATGGTGCTGTTCCTTGGGCTGGCGCTGTCGCCCTGTCCAGCTTCGGGTGATGATTTCCCGTCGTTACTGTCCACCAATGTTTCGATAG CGATTATCCTAGACCGCGAGTACCTTGGAGAGCAGTACGAGAAAACGCTGGACGAGACGAAGAACATCGTGGAGAAGTTGATACGGGAGcatttgaaaaatggtggCATGATCGTGAAATACTACTCCTGGACCAGCATCAATCTGAAACGAG ATTTTTCGGCCGTCATCTCGGTGACGGGGTGTAAAAACACCTGGGACATTTACCAGGAGGCCGTGCGGGAGCGGCTGGTGATGCTGAGCATCACCGATCCCGACTGTCCCCGGCTGCCGGTCGGTAACGCTATAATG ATTCCGCGCAGCGATGGTACGGCCAGCGCCTTCGAGGAAGTCTCCCAAATCATACTCGACATGAAGAGTTCCCGCGCCATCGACTGGCGCACAGCGACACTGCTCTACGATCAAGCGTTCG ATGTCGAAATAAGCCGATGCATACTTTCCTTGTTGGAGGACCGCGAGGGCATGAAGCCGTTATCGCTGACGGAGTTTAAAATACACGCTCCAACGCACAGCTGGGAGAAGCGTAAGGAAATCCGGCGTACGCTGCTCGGCATCCCTACCGCCTACACAG GCAAAAACTTTATCGCCATTGTAAACGTAGCTACCCTAACGCTGTTGATGGAAATCTCCAAG GACCTCAAGCTGGTCAATCCGTCGTCACAGTGGCTGTATCTGCTCCCACACACGGACACGTACAGCGAGAACTTCCTCTCGTCCGCCACCATTATCAACGAGGGCGACAACGTGGCCTTCGTGTACAATATAGGAAATAAGGGTCGAAACTGTACC GTGAACATACTCTGCTACATGGAGTCCTACCTGCTGCATTTCGTCCGCAGTTTATCGAAGCTGATTCGCGAGGAGCAGGTTGTGTTCGGGCAAATATCGGACGAAGAGTGGGAGATCATACGGCCTAGCAAGCTGGAGCGAAAGCACAAATTCTTACACATGATAAAG AACGCCATTACTGCCAAGGATGACTGTAACAAGTGCTCCCAGTGGAAGGTACAATCTGCAGAAACCTGGGGCTACGTTTACCGTACCGACTTCACTGCCG ATCCGAATGATCTACAAGAGCGGAAGAAGTTCACCATTTTGGACATCGGTTACTGGACGCCCCAGGACGGGTTCTCGTTGACCGATGCACTGTTTCCGCATACTCGGTTCGGGTTTCGTGGTACTCAGCTTATCTTCTACAGCTACCAT AACCCACCGTGGCAGTTTGTGACGTACAACGAATCGGGCAGTCCTGTGATATCCAGCGGGGTCGTCTACGACATCCTGACCGAGCTGTCGCGTAAGCTGAACTTTACCTACACGATGATCATCTCGCAGCCGACGGAACTGAACAACGGGTCACTGTTGGAAGGCAACACTACG GCTTTCTACGACATCAAAGGCATATCATCAGACATCCCACAAGACATTTTCAATTCTATTATCAATAACAAG ATACTGCTAGCTGCCATCGGGTCAACGGTTAATGAGAAGCAGAAAAAGTTTATCAGCTATACATATCCTATCAGTATACAGACGTACAGCTTCATCATCTCGCGACCACG CGAGCTGAGCCGGGTGCTGCTATTTCTCTCGCCATTTGGTTCGGAT ACATGGCTGTGTTTGGCGGCGGCTGTTGCGCTAATGGGCCCCGTACTCTGGGTCATCAACAAGCTGAGCCCGTACTACGAGGTACACAGCAAGCCGACCAACATAGGTCTCGGCAAGGTGAACAATTGCTTTTGGTACATCTATGGAGCACTGCTGCAGCAAG GTGGTCTCTATCTTCCGTATGCTGACAGTGGTCGGATAATCATCGGCACTTGGTGGCTCG TCGTCCTGGTTATAGTCACCACCTACTGTGGGAACCTGGTGGCATTTCTGACCTTCCCGAAGATCGACATCCCCGTCAACAGGATCATGCAGCTGCTGCGGAACGATCGCGGGATAACCTGGAGCATCCGTCGCGGTACCTTTCTGGAGGAGGTTCTAATG GATTCCACCGAGCCGAAGTATGTGCAGCTGTACAAGGGCAGCCAGATGATCAACGAGCTAACGGAGGACCTGGTGGACCGCATCGAAGCAGGCCAGCACGTGCACATCGACTGGCGGAACAACCTGCGCTACCTGATGAAGCGTCAGTTTCTCCAGACCGACCGGTGCGACTTTGCGCTCAGCACGGACGAGTTTCTCGACGAGCAGATTGCGCTGGTCATGCCCAAGGATAGCCCGTACCTGGAGCTGGTGAACGACGAGATCAAGCGCATGCACCAGTTTGGCTTCATCCAGCGCTGGGTGGCACAGTATCTGCCGTCGAAGGACAAGTGCAGCGGAGCGGGTCGTGTGATGGACGTCCAGAACCACACGGTCAACAGCTCCGACATGGCGGGCTCGTACTGGATCCTCCTGCTGGGGTTCTCGTGCGGGCTGTTCATCTTCGTCGGTGAGTTCGCCTACAGCCGGTACCGTAAGTATAAGCAATCCAAGCAGGCCGCCGTCGCCTACAGCGAGTAA
- the LOC131290794 gene encoding protein stunted-like isoform X2, with product MAAWRAAGLNYINYSNIAARLLRKALKPDLRAQAARRDESHIKFTKWQNGKPESK from the exons ATGGCCGCATGGAGAGCAGCTGGTTTGAA TTACATCAACTATTCCAACATCGCGGCGCGTTTACTCCGAAAAGCCCTTAAGCCCGACCTGAGAGCACAGGCTGCCCGCCGAGATGAGTCGCACATCAAATTCACCAAgtggcagaacggaaagccGGAGAGTAAGTAG
- the LOC131290781 gene encoding mitochondrial ornithine transporter 1 yields MHGTGEASSLKTGVIDFTAGCLGGVALVYVSQPMDTVKVKMQTFPGLYKGLVNCTVQTFKRDGIVRGLYAGTLPAVVANVAENSVLFAAYGACQKLVGRTVHKQNLTELSTLENATAGFLAAFFSSFTLCPTELIKCKLQALRETQSQAQAAAADGKSRPTISSYALVSQILRTEGIPGMFRGLTSTFAREMPGYFFFFGGYEMTREFYTKPGQTKDDIGPLRTMVAGAVGGVALWTVIFPADVIKSRIQVYSMRASMTQVGLDIFRKEGVLAFYNGLLPTIVRTIPATAVLFVVYEYTKKTLTKLLE; encoded by the exons ATGCACGGGACAGGTGAAGCCAGCAGTTTAAAAACAGGCGTGATTGATTTCACTGCCGGTTGCTTAG GTGGAGTCGCTCTAGTCTACGTGAGCCAACCGATGGACACGGtgaaggtgaaaatgcaaacctTTCCAGGACTGTACAAGGGTCTGGTGAACTGCACGGTGCAGACATTCAAGCGTGACGGCATCGTGAGGGGCCTGTACGCTGGGACACTGCCGGCCGTTGTCGCGAACGTGGCCGAGAACTCAGTATTATTTGCTGCGTACGGTGCCTGCCAAAAGCTGGTGGGGCGTACCGTGCACAAACAAAACCTGACCGAACTATCGACGCTGGAGAACGCGACCGCAGGCTTCCTGGCCGCTTTTTTCTCGTCCTTCACCCTCTGCCCGACCGAGTTGATAAAGTGCAAGCTCCAGGCACTGCGGGAAACGCAATCGCAGGCgcaggcggcggcggcggatgGCAAATCCCGTCCGACCATATCATCCTACGCTCTAGTAAGTCAAATCCTACGTACCGAGGGCATACCGGGCATGTTTCGCGGCCTGACATCGACATTCGCGCGCGAAAtgccgggctactttttcttcttcggtgGATACGAGATGACGCGTGAGTTTTACACAAAACCAGGCCAAACGAAGGACGACATCGGGCCACTGCGAACGATGGTGGCGGGTGCGGTCGGCGGTGTCGCCCTCTGGACGGTCATTTTTCCGGCCGACGTGATCAAGAGCCGCATACAGGTGTACAGTATGCGGGCGAGCATGACGCAGGTCGGGCTGGACATCTTCCGCAAGGAAGGCGTGCTTGCCTTCTACAACGGGCTGCTGCCAACGATCGTTCGAACCATTCCTGCTACAGCGGTGCTCTTTGTGGTATACGAGTACAcgaagaaaacgttaacgAAGCTCCTTGAGTAG
- the LOC131291139 gene encoding uncharacterized protein LOC131291139, whose amino-acid sequence MSRPGHCVLVVVCCLQLLTIGFHTVDGSVAASANDRDTRQHRALRRAPDGDGVAEDRTNAIDQPLDNALQLKYYDVVAVDLVQSLSEAPNMGSLVAAGAGEGKQAPPGGEASAAPAMPTAKSESAKTLADQVAEGKYGLIHRELFQRRPQRLGVLNYRRNEEVPLDDERNYGGLRPDEIWLAEDHLLVLKGGSISFGSNRSAGGGGGAAVGDSGPWQPIDDYRAPERQVQIPANPAVPPPFPVQLREDGPIEFIRGDQVPAFNPFTNESAFLFTNKAFPVIRPEDLGGQNILARPAAHNATGQHHNGLQYPPPVNPPPLSDNRTYSNPFLKLPPPGPPLGPPLGRPPLGSLDDVPDNRTGGAIPPFNGPPPDEDDPSLYYPPPYTFEYRGNYTNPVPPGPLVPGIILPPPPNFFILKPANASEPKRGNATAMKPTKAAGHQQQQQQQHRPTTSKATTTTTTISPPPPPPQSYPTSVKSAAKPIAPSRVEIQKAVLKTFVPVLEVYGGPAKGGGLATTTTPSVILNTSGKRQRVKPTVGSSIGPSTHPTATPVLTPSTKLHKIPAEAAARPAKPSAPPSASQPIYAEYFNIKTSTVGPPAVWSSGDALSPPLQQSQPQLPRTYLPVAVVGKGGRTDAVAQGPPARHHNPEFLSTTYGYSPIEQFHREVQTIRQTLQLYEKANKLAKPGRTSKAQQAPVPPAPVQYHEPSAPTLAANLSLTFGGNDVYRTLFPEEVAPPAGGGYKGYGNVHTQPSFTSNPYEPTYVYRQPSGSVHELPQSYYVTTGDGVPFQASFGRHPYGQQTPLPPHQAELSYIAPIILNNGASGYNRRPDFDGISTTTSAGATSTSTTTTKSYLILDHRHVQGTPTHRLRPDRQRPQALAELPYFYRSSALGYESGDGPGGGGTSEQPVPGQRNRYLDSDILVNYKHPLPVLNPDSEFLPYHHRLKVRKRQNVRGAGEHKPRQYYGQPLYNHR is encoded by the exons ATGAGTCGGCCCGGTCATTGTGTCCTAGTGGTGGTCTGCTGCTTGCAGCTGCTCACCATCGGATTCCACACCGTCGATGGCTCGGTGGCGGCAAGCGCAAATGATCG TGACACCCGGCAGCATCGGGCCCTGCGTCGAGCGCCGGACGGTGATGGAGTGGCCGAGGACCGGACGAACGCCATCGACCAGCCGCTTGATAACGCGCTGCAGCTGAAGTACTACGACGTGGTTGCCGTCGACCTCGTCCAGAGCCTCTCGGAGGCTCCGAATATGGGCTCGCTGGTGGCGGCCGGGGCTGGCGAGGGTAAGCAGGCGCCACCCGGCGGCGAAGCGAGCGCCGCACCGGCAATGCCCACCGCCAAAAGTGAGTCGGCAAAGACGCTCGCGGATCAGGTGGCCGAGGGCAAGTATGGGCTGATCCATCGCGAGCTGTTCCAGCGGCGGCCGCAGCGGCTGGGCGTGCTGAACTACCGGCGCAACGAGGAGGTGCCGCTGGACGACGAGCGCAACTACGGCGGCTTGCGACCGGACGAGATCTGGCTGGCCGAGGATCACCTGCTGGTGCTGAAGGGTGGCTCGATCAGCTTCGGTAGCAACCGATCGGCGGGTGGTGGAGGGGGGGCAGCCGTCGGCGACTCCGGCCCTTGGCAGCCGATCGACGACTACCGGGCGCCCGAGCGGCAGGTGCAGATACCGGCCAATCCCGCCGTCCCGCCTCCCTTTCCTGTGCAGCTCCGCGAGGACGGACCGATTGAGTTTATCCGAGGTGATCAGGTGCCGGCATTTAATCCATTTACTAACGAATCGGCGTTCCTCTTCACCAACAAAGCGTTCCCGGTCATTCGGCCGGAGGATCTCGGCGGGCAAAATATACTTGCCCGGCCAGCGGCGCACAATGCTACTGGCCAGCACCACAACGGGCTCCAGTATCCGCCCCCGGTCAACCCGCCGCCCCTCAGCGACAACCGCACGTACTCGAACCCGTTTCTGAAGCTCCCGCCGCCCGGACCGCCGCTCGGGCCCCCGCTCGGCCGGCCCCCGCTCGGCTCGCTGGACGACGTGCCGGACAACCGGACCGGCGGCGCGATCCCCCCCTTCAATGGGCCGCCCCCCGATGAGGACGACCCTTCGCTCTACTACCCGCCGCCGTACACGTTCGAGTACCGGGGCAACTACACCAACCCGGTGCCGCCGGGGCCGCTCGTGCCCGGCATTATTCTACCGCCGCCACCGAACTTCTTCATACTGAAGCCCGCCAACGCTAGCGAGCCCAAGCGTGGCAACGCGACCGCCATGAAACCCACCAAAGCAGCcggccatcagcagcagcagcagcagcagcaccggccTACGACATCCAAGGCTACCACAACTACCACCACAATATCGcccccgccgccgccgccgcagaGTTACCCGACGAGCGTGAAGAGTGCCGCCAAACCGATAGCGCCGTCGAGGGTTGAGATTCAGAAGGCTGTGCTGAAGACGTTCGTTCCCGTCCTCGAGGTGTACGGTGGGCCGGCGAAGGGAGGAGGTCTAGCTACTACCACCACACCGAGCGTCATCCTCAACACCAGCGGCAAGCGGCAGCGAGTGAAACCCACGGTTGGTTCCTCGATCGGTCCGAGTACGCACCCGACGGCGACACCAGTGCTAACACCGTCGACCAAGCTGCACAAGATTCCGGCCGAGGCAGCGGCACGACCCGCCAAACCATCCGCACCGCCCAGCGCCTCGCAGCCCATCTACGCCGAGTACTTCAATATCAAGACGTCCACCGTCGGACCGCCGGCCGTGTGGAGCAGTGGCGATGCGCTGTCTCCGCCCTTGCAGCAGTCGCAACCTCAGCTACCACGCACCTACCTACCGGTGGCCGTCGTTGGGAAGGGCGGACGTACGGACGCGGTCGCTCAAGGGCCGCCCGCGCGTCATCACAACCCCGAGTTCCTCTCAACGACGTACGGTTACAGTCCGATCGAACAGTTCCACCGCGAGGTGCAGACCATTCGCCAGACGCTGCAGCTCTACGAGAAGGCGAACAAACTTGCGAAGCCGGGACGAACATCGAAGGCACAGCAGGCGCCGGTTCCGCCCGCACCAGTGCAGTACCACGAACCATCGGCGCCAACGCTCGCGGCGAACCTCTCGCTCACATTCGGTGGCAACGACGTCTACCGTACGCTGTTCCCGGAGGAGGTTGCTCCGCCCGCTGGTGGTGGTTACAAGGGCTACGGCAACGTTCACACACAGCCGTCCTTCACGTCCAATCCCTACGAGCCGACGTATGTCTACCGGCAGCCAAGTGGTAGTGTGCACGAGCTCCCACAGAGCTACTACGTCACCACCGGCGATGGAGTCCCATTCCAGGCGTCCTTCGGTAGGCACCCGTACGGTCAACAGACGCC CCTACCGCCGCACCAGGCGGAACTATCCTACATTGCGCCGATCATTCTCAACAACGGTGCCAGTGGCTACAACCGCCGCCCAGACTTTGACGGTATCAGTACGACGACCTCGGCCGGTGCCACCAGCacaagcaccaccaccaccaaatcCTACCTCATACTGGACCACCGGCATGTGCAGGGTACGCCGACGCACCGTCTGCGTCCGGACCGGCAACGCCCCCAGGCGCTTGCCGAGCTTCCCTACTTCTACCGCAGCTCGGCGCTCGGCTACGAGAGCGGGGATGGGCCGGGTGGTGGCGGAACCAGCGAGCAGCCAGTGCCGGGACAACGCAACCGGTACCTCGACAGCGACATTCTCGTCAACTACAAGCATCCCCTGCCGGTGCTGAACCCAGACAGCGAGTTCCTGCCCTACCACCACCGACTGAAGGTCCGCAAGCGTCAGAACGTGCGCGGTGCCGGCGAGCACAAGCCGCGCCAATACTACGGCCAGCCGCTCTACAACCACCGGTAG
- the LOC131290553 gene encoding beta-1,3-galactosyltransferase 5-like — MPCPGLKVSHVIFVIVILITIIFYSSLNGRNFILDPRRHLNHRKNDPNVLPNRTISPTAADKALLVAPLPALKREKCNVFQIVIQGCGFSVLNKTLENAHQQEKNYTQLLLAQQKEQFQQQQQQQQQQQEQEQESAPEHVDNIQRIPNPSAAKRSAQGSPSSASSSSSSSVVPQKPQTAAPEPDGEKVIKTRDLYHSGHLPDAACVTNLCPNNGTDVTLLILVTSAPTHREQRLAIRQSWGHYGSRRDISIGFIVGQTNEARVEDQLAAESYMYSDLIRGNFIDSYRNLTLKTISLLEWTKLHCPNASFLLKTDDDMFINVPKLLQFMESHNSQRRTIFGRLAKKWKPIRNKKSKYYVSPEQYYPPVFPPFTTGPAYLITADIIGEMFEKSLSQTYLKLEDVYTTGIVAQLLNIHRVNVKEFLNRRIAFNQCNIKKAISIHMVKNNEQLDLWKKLIDISVTCT; from the exons ATGCCCTGTCCGGGGTTGAAGGTCTCGCATGTGATATTTGTGATCGTCATATTGATAACGATTATTTTCTACTCATCACTCAATGGTCGAAATTTTATCCTTGACCCGCGGCGGCACTTGAACCACCGGAAGAACGACCCGAATGTGCTACCCAACCGGACGATCTCACCGACCGCTGCCGATAAGGCGCTACTAGTGGCGCCGCTGCCGGCGCTCAAGCGAGAAAAGTGTAATGTTTTCCAAATAGTGATACAGGGCTGTGGCTTTAGTGTGCTCAACAAAACGCTAGAGAACGCGCACCAGCAGGAGAAGAACTATACACAGCTGCTGCTAGCACAGCAGAAAGAGCAGtttcagcagcaacaacaacagcagcagcagcagcaagagcAGGAGCAGGAAAGTGCTCCTGAGCACGTGGACAACATACAGCGAATACCGAACCCGTCCGCAGCGAAAAGATCGGCCCAGGGGTCGCCCTCGTCGGCttcttcatcgtcgtcatcgtcggtgGTGCCACAGAAACCGCAAACGGCGGCCCCTGAGCCGGACGGGGAGAAGGTGATTAAAACGCGAGACCTTTACCATTCGGGGCATCTACCAGACGCTGCGTGTGTGACGAATCTCTGCCCAAACAATGGCACTGACGTGACGCTGCTAATTCTCGTCACTTCCGCACCGACGCACCGTGAGCAGCGTCTCGCCATTCGCCAATCCTGGGGTCACTACGGTAGCCGGCGAGACATCTCGATCGGATTCATTGTCGGCCAAACGAATGAGGCACGTGTAGAGGACCAGCTGGCGGCCGAGAGCTACATGTACAGCGATCTGATCCGCGGCAACTTCATCGACAGCTACCGCAATCTCACCCTGAAAACTATCTCTCTGCTCGAGTGGACAAAACTGCACTGCCCAAATGCCTCCTTTTTGCTGAAGACGGACGACGACATGTTCATCAACGTGCCGAAGCTGCTGCAGTTCATGGAGTCGCACAACAGCCAGCGGAGGACGATATTCGGTCGGCTGGCGAAAAAGTGGAAACCGATACGGAACAAAAAGTCCAAGTACTACGTCAGCCCCGAACAGTATTATCCGCCCGTTTTTCCGCCCTTTACCACAG GCCCCGCGTATTTGATAACGGCCGATATCATCGGCGAGATGTTCGAAAAGTCACTTAGCCAAACCTACCTGAAGCTCGAGGATGTCTACACGACGGGCATCGTCGCGCAGCTGCTGAACATTCATCGCGTTAATGTGAAGGAGTTTCTCAACCGGCGGATTGCGTTCAACCAGTGTAACATCAAGAAGGCCATCAGCATCCACATGGTCAAGAACAACGAGCAGCTCGACTTGTGGAAGAAGCTGATCGACATCAGTGTCACGTGCACGTAG